A genomic window from Paenibacillus sp. FSL K6-0276 includes:
- a CDS encoding site-specific DNA-methyltransferase: MNINNFYNTLNVTNDTDLKEFAKKSGVNFRKLKYYAEEMIYPNRSDIDKILAVTGLSEIELQLRLGHINSDLMKLLSSHSSQILDILKVDEQGKPEKPILKFNPIFQTELGKLYQEDCIPLIRSLPRESVDLVFADPPFNLNKSYESGMNDKLTKAEYLQWTEEWVLGCVDLLKEGGSLFIWNLPVWGTHISEILNKHLTFRHWIAADIKYRLPIQNRLYPAHYSLLYYTKGEKPNTFNGERLPLEVCRHCGGDIRDYGGYKDKLNPLGINLSDIWYDLSPVRHSKYKTRTSNELPLKLLERVISMASNEGDTVFDPFGGSGTTFIVSEILKRKWIGSELGPVDTIQERFRDIEFHEKVIKDIQEGKNKLFTDEVRKIRIKNNKWLPETLKNSPNGNSKRSASVKQIEIFPKL; encoded by the coding sequence ATGAATATCAACAACTTTTACAATACTCTTAATGTTACTAATGATACCGATCTCAAGGAATTTGCTAAGAAATCCGGAGTGAACTTCAGAAAGCTAAAATATTATGCTGAAGAAATGATTTATCCTAATAGAAGCGATATTGATAAGATTTTGGCTGTAACCGGCTTAAGTGAAATAGAACTTCAACTTAGGCTTGGCCATATTAATAGCGATCTCATGAAGCTCTTGTCTTCACACTCATCACAGATACTAGATATTCTGAAAGTGGATGAACAAGGGAAGCCAGAGAAACCGATTTTAAAATTTAACCCTATTTTTCAAACAGAGCTAGGGAAGCTATATCAAGAAGACTGCATTCCGCTCATCAGGTCACTCCCTCGTGAATCTGTAGATCTAGTCTTTGCAGATCCACCATTCAATTTAAATAAGAGTTATGAATCCGGAATGAATGATAAGCTCACCAAAGCAGAATACCTACAATGGACTGAAGAATGGGTACTAGGTTGCGTTGATTTGTTGAAAGAAGGTGGATCTTTATTTATATGGAATCTTCCTGTCTGGGGTACGCATATTTCCGAAATCTTAAACAAGCATCTTACTTTCAGGCACTGGATAGCTGCCGACATAAAATATAGATTGCCTATTCAAAATCGTTTATATCCTGCTCACTATTCATTGCTTTATTATACAAAGGGTGAAAAACCGAATACCTTTAATGGAGAGCGACTCCCACTTGAAGTATGTAGGCATTGTGGAGGGGACATTCGAGACTATGGAGGATATAAAGATAAGTTAAATCCACTAGGTATTAATTTGAGTGACATTTGGTACGATCTGTCGCCAGTTAGGCATAGTAAATATAAGACTCGTACAAGTAATGAATTGCCATTGAAATTATTGGAAAGAGTAATATCAATGGCCTCAAATGAAGGGGATACCGTATTCGACCCTTTCGGAGGAAGTGGAACCACATTTATTGTAAGTGAAATTCTTAAGCGGAAGTGGATCGGGTCAGAGCTCGGACCAGTGGATACTATCCAAGAGCGATTTAGAGATATCGAATTTCATGAAAAGGTAATTAAAGATATTCAAGAAGGTAAAAATAAACTTTTCACAGACGAAGTAAGAAAGATACGCATTAAAAATAATAAATGGTTACCGGAAACATTGAAGAACTCGCCTAATGGTAACTCGAAACGATCGGCCTCAGTTAAACAAATAGAGATCTTCCCAAAATTATAA
- a CDS encoding helix-turn-helix domain-containing protein, whose product MTDFLILVGARIKQLRIQKGLSQAKLAEMADLQDTYIGGVERGKRNISLNSLEKIMSALEADPSEALKFGRLDVLEEEVDKQNILDIHVSLLRERSLAEVKLVQRMIRDMFETLDQDQEKSEG is encoded by the coding sequence ATGACGGACTTTTTGATACTGGTAGGGGCTAGAATCAAGCAACTCAGGATACAAAAGGGGCTTTCACAGGCGAAGCTAGCTGAAATGGCTGATTTGCAGGATACGTATATCGGTGGAGTAGAACGGGGGAAGCGGAATATCTCTCTCAACTCACTGGAAAAGATTATGTCAGCCCTGGAGGCCGACCCGTCGGAAGCGCTCAAATTTGGCCGATTGGATGTTTTGGAGGAGGAAGTGGATAAGCAAAACATTCTAGATATTCATGTCTCCTTGCTCCGTGAGCGTAGCCTGGCTGAGGTGAAGTTGGTCCAACGTATGATCAGAGATATGTTTGAAACGCTGGATCAGGATCAGGAGAAAAGTGAAGGTTAA
- a CDS encoding JAB domain-containing protein, producing the protein MVREQTSILYPQRKINSPTDAAELFRQFIGDCDRESFCILTLDTKNQPTALHQVSCGTLNASLVHPRETYKLAILSNAASIIACHNHPSGDPIPSSEDIELTERIRDAGTLMGIDLLDHIVLGHQNHISMKERGLM; encoded by the coding sequence ATGGTTCGAGAACAAACATCTATTTTATATCCGCAGCGCAAAATCAATAGTCCAACCGATGCAGCTGAACTTTTCCGACAGTTCATTGGTGATTGTGACCGAGAATCTTTTTGTATTCTTACGCTGGACACCAAGAATCAGCCCACAGCCTTGCATCAAGTATCCTGCGGGACATTGAATGCATCTCTTGTTCATCCAAGGGAGACGTACAAGCTTGCGATTCTCTCCAATGCCGCTTCTATTATAGCTTGTCATAATCATCCCAGCGGCGATCCAATACCAAGCTCTGAGGATATTGAACTAACAGAGAGAATTCGTGATGCAGGAACTCTAATGGGCATAGACCTACTCGACCATATTGTATTAGGGCATCAAAATCATATCAGTATGAAGGAACGAGGCCTAATGTAG
- a CDS encoding recombinase family protein: MTNKIIAALYIRVSTDMQVEGYSLDAQREALLNHCRKIQTNVFKVYVDAGRSGKSIEGRPALQELLTDAQKGCFNRVICLRLNRLSRNLKDLLTIVELLEKHQIGLYSLKERLETDTPMGKFVLQMMGATAQLEQSQISQNVKLSMRERSRQGKWNCGNQVLGYTWLPHPVNPNLSRVEIVSEEAKLVQDIFNSYASGQGYKSIANRLNKEGLFTKRGNPFSVASVRGILNNCNYIGKVKFTANSNQRKSVTGCQEPIITEELWEQVQHQLSRRSHPVNKTNLRLFPLSGLLKCPECGQGMVPGHVRRYRKNGMISLSEYYICGRSSAHGSSICRSNHVRAPEAEDWVSEQIGHFLGNPSIAAKLITEINQRREKALRPHLRKMKQIDTQLTSLKSRSFRCFELFEDGHINNDTLKERLDEIKGESDNLVQERAELEHIIEAHTPEQAYAPAGIKKALEEIRTILSAAQPEQQKALYCSLIKSISISPDRDIQKTVICGNTALLDLEIPPNLKQRGE; this comes from the coding sequence ATGACAAACAAAATCATAGCGGCCCTTTATATCCGCGTGTCAACTGATATGCAAGTGGAAGGATACAGCCTTGATGCTCAGCGGGAAGCACTCCTAAACCACTGCCGTAAAATTCAGACCAATGTTTTTAAGGTGTACGTAGACGCTGGACGTTCCGGTAAGTCCATTGAGGGTAGACCAGCTCTCCAGGAACTGCTGACCGATGCACAAAAAGGCTGCTTCAATAGAGTTATCTGCTTGCGCCTCAATCGGCTATCCCGTAATCTGAAGGACCTTCTCACCATTGTGGAGCTTCTGGAAAAGCATCAAATCGGACTCTATAGTCTCAAAGAACGACTAGAAACGGATACGCCAATGGGAAAGTTTGTCCTGCAGATGATGGGCGCAACAGCTCAACTTGAACAATCACAAATCTCTCAGAACGTTAAGCTTAGCATGCGTGAGCGCAGCAGACAGGGAAAATGGAACTGCGGAAACCAAGTTTTGGGCTATACATGGCTTCCTCATCCCGTTAATCCCAACCTTTCCCGTGTGGAAATTGTATCCGAGGAAGCAAAGCTGGTTCAAGATATCTTCAATTCCTACGCAAGCGGTCAGGGATACAAATCCATTGCTAACCGACTGAACAAGGAGGGTCTTTTCACCAAACGCGGTAACCCTTTTAGTGTTGCCTCTGTACGTGGCATCTTGAACAACTGCAACTATATCGGCAAGGTCAAATTCACTGCTAATAGTAATCAAAGAAAAAGTGTAACCGGATGCCAGGAACCCATCATCACAGAAGAGTTATGGGAGCAAGTCCAGCATCAGTTATCACGCCGTTCGCATCCTGTAAACAAAACCAATCTCCGTCTCTTTCCCCTATCTGGGCTGCTCAAATGCCCGGAGTGCGGGCAAGGGATGGTTCCTGGACATGTACGAAGATATCGCAAAAATGGCATGATATCCCTTTCAGAGTATTATATCTGTGGACGGTCCTCTGCTCACGGATCATCTATCTGCCGATCCAACCATGTCAGAGCTCCAGAAGCCGAAGATTGGGTTAGCGAACAGATCGGACATTTTCTGGGCAATCCATCTATTGCTGCAAAGCTCATCACCGAAATCAACCAGCGACGCGAAAAAGCATTGAGACCACATCTAAGGAAGATGAAGCAGATTGATACACAGCTTACTTCATTAAAGAGTCGTAGCTTTCGTTGCTTTGAACTTTTTGAAGACGGACATATCAATAATGATACGCTGAAAGAACGCCTGGATGAGATCAAAGGGGAGTCAGACAACCTTGTACAGGAGAGAGCAGAGTTGGAACACATCATAGAGGCGCATACTCCAGAACAAGCCTATGCCCCAGCGGGCATTAAAAAAGCGCTTGAAGAAATACGAACAATCCTAAGTGCTGCACAACCAGAGCAACAAAAGGCGTTATATTGCAGCCTGATCAAGAGCATCTCTATCTCGCCTGATCGAGACATACAAAAGACCGTCATTTGCGGTAATACTGCCCTACTCGATCTAGAAATCCCACCTAATCTAAAGCAAAGGGGCGAATAA
- a CDS encoding recombinase family protein, with protein sequence MEKIIRVAIYARVSTDEQAEHGYSIDAQLDTLRNYCALYNKPIIGEYVDRGVSGKSTKGRYELQRLLKDAEDGLFDEVIVWKINRMARKNIDLLQIVDLLDKNNIAFRSFSENFETETPMGRFALQMMGAVGELERNTIVDNVKMGHKQRAKTGSHNGKVPLGYRVVKGSADGRGRNTEVVIVEDEAMLVRKIFELYASGKGLKYIANALNRDGYTTKTKGPFSTCSIRDLLDNPMFIGKIRYNQYENWSEKRRKGKSANPILVDGLHSAIIDQNLWDKVRLLRQKKSSMPKKRFEGEYLLTGIIRCPECGAAMTASRTVNKMKDGSKVTRMYYSCSSFRSKGSSVCHANSIRKVEAEQTVMNRVQNVLIKPQLLKAIVKGVNERKIGRIKPLEKELSGVKVRIAKLEENKRKYLSLYEMDQIDRDLFSERLDGINGDLDDELTRKSRLELELRGDEAEPVSYELVRSLMERFDGLLRESPFEQRKTLLHLIVKKITLDDKRMVKDVELSFNSETEKHFLSAAPSADNIAEGAFPLSGKAPQLSGRFTLIL encoded by the coding sequence ATGGAAAAAATAATACGAGTCGCTATCTATGCCCGAGTAAGCACCGATGAGCAAGCAGAGCACGGATACTCCATTGATGCTCAACTGGATACCCTGCGAAACTATTGTGCACTATACAACAAACCAATCATCGGAGAATACGTAGATCGTGGAGTCAGCGGAAAGAGCACGAAAGGCAGATATGAACTTCAGCGGCTTCTGAAGGATGCCGAGGACGGGCTGTTCGATGAAGTCATCGTCTGGAAGATCAACCGGATGGCTCGCAAGAATATCGACCTACTCCAAATCGTTGATCTACTGGACAAAAACAACATTGCCTTCCGCTCTTTTTCCGAGAATTTCGAAACGGAAACACCTATGGGCCGCTTCGCGCTACAAATGATGGGAGCTGTTGGCGAACTAGAGCGAAACACCATTGTAGATAACGTGAAGATGGGCCATAAGCAACGAGCCAAAACAGGCAGTCATAATGGAAAGGTTCCACTGGGCTACCGCGTGGTCAAGGGATCAGCTGATGGTCGAGGCAGAAACACGGAAGTGGTTATTGTAGAAGATGAGGCCATGCTTGTCCGTAAGATATTCGAACTGTACGCGTCAGGCAAAGGACTAAAATATATCGCCAATGCCCTCAATAGGGACGGTTATACAACCAAGACCAAAGGTCCCTTTTCCACTTGTTCCATTCGGGACTTGTTGGATAATCCGATGTTCATAGGGAAAATACGCTACAACCAGTATGAGAACTGGAGTGAAAAGCGGCGCAAAGGTAAAAGTGCAAACCCTATTCTCGTTGATGGACTCCATTCAGCAATCATTGACCAAAATCTATGGGACAAGGTTCGTCTACTCCGGCAGAAGAAGAGCTCTATGCCCAAAAAGCGCTTCGAGGGAGAGTATCTACTGACTGGAATCATCCGCTGTCCCGAATGCGGAGCGGCCATGACGGCAAGCCGGACGGTCAATAAGATGAAGGATGGCTCCAAGGTAACTCGGATGTACTATTCTTGTAGCAGCTTTCGCAGTAAGGGAAGCTCCGTATGTCATGCAAATAGTATTCGTAAGGTGGAAGCCGAGCAGACAGTAATGAATAGAGTTCAGAATGTTCTGATCAAGCCCCAATTGCTAAAAGCGATTGTGAAAGGCGTAAATGAACGAAAAATAGGACGGATTAAGCCCCTAGAGAAGGAACTCTCCGGTGTGAAAGTCAGAATCGCCAAACTAGAGGAAAACAAGCGTAAATACCTTTCCTTATACGAAATGGACCAAATCGACCGCGATCTTTTCTCTGAGCGTCTGGATGGCATCAATGGCGATTTGGACGATGAATTGACCCGAAAGTCCAGATTGGAGCTTGAGTTGCGAGGTGACGAGGCAGAACCAGTATCATATGAACTTGTGCGTTCCCTAATGGAACGGTTCGACGGTCTACTCCGAGAATCCCCATTTGAGCAGCGTAAGACGCTCCTGCACCTAATCGTCAAGAAGATTACCCTAGACGACAAGCGAATGGTCAAGGATGTAGAACTTAGCTTCAATTCGGAGACCGAAAAGCATTTTTTAAGCGCAGCCCCTTCCGCTGATAATATAGCGGAAGGGGCTTTTCCTTTGTCGGGAAAAGCCCCTCAATTAAGTGGACGATTCACACTTATTTTATAG
- a CDS encoding AAA family ATPase, with protein sequence MRLVEARVQNYRSIIDTGWFSVEENKLILVGPNEAGKTAILQALQQLSPPEGVKELDELRDYPRSKYNDISTKKVQSSSITVVEGKFKIEENDNIDISEGFEDCLYVLEKRMDNQLYYRLENVPPKVVYADISKDLKRLAAHVDKPVDELVEGTISLEHKLSEITVDWIGSTTITKIRALLLDEWLELAFKHIDESNVTEEERYDRLKTSINSYKIEEQLLNILREHVPTFVYFNNYARVKPLIHLEHLVQRIENNILDDIYYDYGNICLLKLLGFEARYLSDLGKATANNLNEQSWKNYRDQLDKRQYQLNAASVKLTTEINRVWMPDENRAEASRLRIIADGQYLKVVVEDGMGVEIELDQRSEGYQWLVSFFIIFFAEAEGKYKNAILLLDEPGLNLHALKQAEFRKTISRLGEANQTIYTTHSPFMVGANELDIVRVVEMVSREEGTKVHTTVTASDSNAILPLQEALGYDLAQSLFTQQRNLVFEGLTDYWYIEAVSEMLRSDNVVSLNDKIALIPAGTASKVVFYATILKSHNLKVAALFDSDPEGEQAAKQDNLIILLKNTNIFQVKDFYQGTAKKVEVEDLLRDTLVAVAKEELGWDVSEIANSQTSRPIADVFSSQIQEFSKYKLAKAFLRWARNNNASALTGGEREQWKAFIEKVNKALK encoded by the coding sequence TTGAGACTTGTAGAGGCTCGAGTGCAAAATTATAGAAGCATAATAGATACAGGCTGGTTTTCTGTTGAAGAAAACAAGCTAATTTTAGTAGGTCCTAATGAAGCAGGAAAGACAGCTATCTTACAAGCACTTCAACAATTGAGTCCTCCTGAAGGTGTAAAAGAGTTAGATGAGCTTAGGGATTATCCAAGGTCTAAGTATAATGATATTAGCACAAAGAAAGTCCAATCAAGTAGCATCACAGTTGTAGAGGGCAAATTTAAAATTGAAGAAAATGATAATATTGACATCTCAGAAGGATTTGAGGACTGTCTCTATGTGCTTGAGAAGAGAATGGATAATCAGTTATACTATCGCTTAGAAAATGTTCCGCCTAAGGTAGTGTATGCAGATATCTCCAAGGATCTGAAAAGGTTAGCGGCCCATGTGGACAAGCCAGTTGATGAGCTAGTTGAGGGAACGATATCCTTAGAACATAAGCTCTCTGAAATTACAGTAGACTGGATTGGATCAACTACAATTACTAAGATCAGAGCACTATTGTTAGACGAGTGGTTGGAGCTCGCTTTTAAGCATATTGATGAATCTAATGTTACAGAAGAAGAAAGATATGACAGACTTAAAACTAGCATTAACTCCTATAAAATAGAAGAACAGCTATTAAATATACTTAGAGAACACGTACCGACTTTTGTATATTTTAATAACTACGCCAGGGTAAAGCCCCTTATCCATCTTGAACATTTAGTTCAAAGAATTGAAAATAATATTTTGGACGATATCTATTACGATTACGGGAATATTTGCTTGCTTAAGCTACTTGGATTTGAAGCAAGATACCTTTCCGATTTAGGAAAGGCCACAGCAAATAATTTAAATGAACAAAGTTGGAAAAATTACAGAGACCAACTCGATAAAAGGCAATATCAACTTAATGCTGCAAGTGTTAAGTTGACAACAGAAATAAATAGAGTTTGGATGCCGGATGAAAATCGCGCTGAAGCGTCTCGACTTAGAATTATAGCTGATGGTCAGTACTTAAAAGTCGTTGTGGAAGATGGAATGGGTGTTGAGATTGAATTAGATCAAAGATCTGAAGGATATCAATGGCTCGTATCTTTCTTTATTATATTTTTTGCTGAAGCTGAGGGGAAATATAAAAATGCTATCTTGCTATTGGATGAGCCAGGGCTAAATCTACATGCACTTAAACAAGCAGAGTTTAGAAAAACAATTTCTAGACTAGGAGAAGCTAACCAAACTATTTATACTACCCATTCACCTTTCATGGTAGGTGCTAACGAGCTAGACATTGTACGTGTAGTTGAGATGGTAAGTAGAGAAGAGGGTACGAAAGTCCATACAACTGTGACCGCATCAGACTCAAATGCTATCTTGCCATTGCAAGAAGCACTTGGCTATGACTTGGCTCAAAGTTTATTCACACAACAAAGAAATCTTGTTTTCGAAGGTCTTACCGACTACTGGTATATAGAAGCAGTTTCTGAAATGCTACGTAGCGATAATGTTGTTAGCTTAAATGATAAAATCGCCCTTATTCCCGCGGGAACTGCAAGCAAAGTTGTTTTTTATGCAACTATTCTAAAATCTCATAATCTTAAGGTAGCAGCTTTGTTTGACTCTGATCCTGAGGGGGAGCAAGCCGCGAAGCAAGATAATCTAATAATTTTATTGAAGAATACTAATATTTTTCAGGTGAAGGATTTCTATCAAGGTACTGCTAAAAAAGTAGAAGTAGAAGATTTGCTAAGAGACACACTTGTAGCTGTTGCGAAGGAGGAGCTTGGCTGGGATGTAAGCGAAATAGCGAATTCTCAAACATCAAGACCAATAGCAGATGTGTTTTCTTCTCAAATTCAAGAATTTTCAAAATACAAGTTGGCTAAAGCGTTCCTTAGATGGGCTCGTAATAACAATGCGAGCGCGTTAACAGGGGGCGAACGAGAACAATGGAAAGCTTTCATAGAGAAAGTGAATAAAGCTCTAAAATAA
- the rlmH gene encoding 23S rRNA (pseudouridine(1915)-N(3))-methyltransferase RlmH, which translates to MLIQIIGVGKLKEKYLIDGIAEYAKRLTPYLKFQVIEVADEKAPDSLSEAEVGLVKTREGERILAQIKSEAHVIALAIDGKLWSSEELAAEIDRLGTYGTSHVVFVIGGSHGLSDEVMRRAQQRMSFGRMTLPHQLMRLVLVEQIYRAVKINRGEPYHK; encoded by the coding sequence ATGCTTATTCAGATTATTGGTGTAGGGAAGTTGAAGGAAAAGTATTTGATCGATGGCATCGCGGAGTATGCTAAACGGCTGACACCGTACCTGAAATTTCAGGTGATTGAGGTGGCAGATGAAAAAGCACCCGACTCTCTGAGCGAAGCAGAGGTTGGTTTGGTGAAGACACGCGAGGGCGAACGCATCCTCGCGCAGATTAAGAGCGAGGCGCATGTCATTGCGCTCGCGATCGACGGCAAGCTGTGGAGCTCGGAAGAGCTTGCCGCAGAAATTGACCGGCTCGGCACCTACGGGACGAGCCATGTCGTGTTCGTCATCGGAGGGAGCCATGGGCTCTCCGACGAGGTTATGCGCCGCGCGCAGCAGCGCATGAGCTTCGGGCGCATGACGCTGCCCCATCAGCTCATGCGCCTGGTGCTGGTGGAGCAGATTTATCGCGCGGTGAAGATAAATCGGGGGGAACCTTATCATAAGTAG
- a CDS encoding CxxH/CxxC protein, whose protein sequence is MYVVCKEHVELAIDLFVDEYEDAPDVVDLKETEFSDWDPPAKCTQCEKNAEYLVV, encoded by the coding sequence ATGTATGTAGTATGTAAAGAACATGTAGAATTAGCGATTGATTTGTTTGTGGACGAGTACGAAGATGCACCAGATGTAGTGGATTTAAAAGAAACGGAATTCTCTGACTGGGATCCGCCGGCAAAGTGCACCCAATGTGAGAAGAATGCTGAATATCTGGTGGTCTAA